Part of the Acidobacteriota bacterium genome is shown below.
GTGGATTGATAATTCTTGGCTCCCTCGGCGAAGCTACAGGAATAATTTTATTTTTTTACAATATGTGGACAAGAATCCGTCCAGTAGGAAGTCATATAAGGGAGGCAGAGGGAGAAAAGTTTTAACTTTTTATAAATAAATCTATTAAAATTGAAAGGTTACAAATGAAATTTAATGCAAAATATAAAAAAATAGAAAAAATTCCAATAAAATTCTTGTAAACATCACTTAATAAAAAAATCAGTTCCTAAATCATTTAAAATCTCATAATTTTCATATCTCATCTCTACTCTGTATCTTTTTTTAAAAAGTAAGAATTCAACAAAAAAAGTAAATTCAATTTCTTTTGTAAGGTAAAGATCTTTTAAAGATTTTTCATTTAAGATTCTAAAACTCATTGATTTTATCTTTGGAGGATTTTTTGCTGGTTTCCCCTCCATAGAAATCATCTGATTGCTATCGATTTCGATCCAACAGATTCCATCAATTATATCCATATTTTCTTCCAAAGGTTCCATTTTAATTTTCCAGCATTTATGACCTTCTTTTATATCTTCGCCAATTATTGTTAGTTTATATTTTTTTAATTTATCAGATGTAAGACTCACCGAAAAACTTTCTCTCTTTTCTTTTTCTTTAATAAGACCGAGTGTCTTTTTATTTTGCTCAATACTGACCTTGTTCAATTTCTCCTGCTGTTTCTGAATTTTATCTTTAGATAATGGCTTACCACCCTCGATAATTGATTCTATTGTTTCTTTTAAAAGCCTTCCTTTTTCTAAATATTTTACAATCGTCAAATAAGTTGTTGTTCGAACTTCTTTCACATTCCAGTTCTCATCAAGATCTTCCATTATTTCTACTCTTTTACATCTAATAGTGTTTAATTCTTCTCTCACATTTTTCTGTAATTCTAAAGATTTTAAGATCAATTGTTCAGGAGAAACACTCTTATTTTCAGATGCATACAACCCCAAATTTAATAGGATAATAGAAATTAATAAAAATATTAAATTCTCTCTTCTTATCATAATAATAAGCTCCTCCTTCATTGATATTCAGATTATACTGCAGAATTATTTTTGCATATAAATAATAATGAATAAAAAAGAAAAACCTTTATTTTAAAACTCTAACCTGATGAGAAAAATTATTATTTTTTAAATCTTTCCTGAGCTTCTTTAATTATTTTTTTTGCTGAATCCACATCTTCCCATCCTTCAACTGCGGTTTTCTTCTTTTCTAATTCTTTGTAAACGTCAAAGAAATGTTCAATTTCAATCAGAAGGTGCGGAGGGACATCAGAAAGATTATTTATATAATTCCATTGTGGGTCATTCACTGGAACACAGAGAATTTTATGGTCAAGTCCCTTTTCATCTCTCATCTTGAAAAGACCGATGGGCTTTGCCTCAATCATGCAACCTGGAAATGTAGGTTCACCCAATAATACCAATGCATCGAGAGGATCCTCATCTTCTGCTAAAGTCTCTGGGATAAACCCATAATCACTTGGATAATGCATTGATGAAAAAAGCATTCTATCAAGCTTGAAAACTTTCTTGTCTTTATCAAATTCATATTTGTTCCTGCTTCCCTTGGGTATCTCAATTATTACCAATACAATTTCAATTTTATTCATTTTCTCTCCCTTCTTGATTTATAATGTATTTTTTT
Proteins encoded:
- a CDS encoding inorganic diphosphatase; translation: MNKIEIVLVIIEIPKGSRNKYEFDKDKKVFKLDRMLFSSMHYPSDYGFIPETLAEDEDPLDALVLLGEPTFPGCMIEAKPIGLFKMRDEKGLDHKILCVPVNDPQWNYINNLSDVPPHLLIEIEHFFDVYKELEKKKTAVEGWEDVDSAKKIIKEAQERFKK